In Pseudomonas abieticivorans, the genomic window ACTCCGGGAACCACTGGTCCCAGCAGATGCCCACGCCGATCTTGGCGTAGCGGGTGTTCCAGACCTTGAAGCCGGTATCGCCCGGGTTGAAGTAATACTTCTCGTGGTAACCCGGGCCGTCCGGGATGTGGCTCTTGCGGTACACGCCCAAGTTGCTGCCATCGGCATCGATGATGGCGATGCTGTTGAAGCGTGCGCGGCCGGCCAGTTCGAAAAAGCTGATCGGCAGCACTACTTGCAGCTCTTTGGCGATGGCCTGGAAGTGTTCGATGGCCGCGTTGGTTTCGGTCGGCGTGGCCAGTTGCAGGTAGTCCGCGTTCGGCTTCTGGCAGAAGTAAGGCGTTTCGAACAGCTCCTGGATCAGGATGATCTGCGCGCCTTTGGCAGCGGCTTCACGCACCAGCTTTTCGGCGTTGGCGAGGTTCGCCTGGCGGTCCCAGGAACAGGCCATCTGGGTGGCGGCGACGGAAACGGTACGGCTCATGGAAAAACCTCCTGCATAGGGATGCTCGAATTGTGCAGGCTTTATATCCGATAAATATCGGTATTGGAAGGGATATTTAACCAGCCATGGAGACGCCTTCGCGGATAAATCCGCTCCTACAGGTACTTATATCGCCTGTAGGAGCGGATTTATCCGCGAACCAGACACCACAAAATATCGATATATATCGACTAAACATTCTCACCCAAAACACGAGAAACGCAGTCGACAAAGAAGTCCACGCTCTGACGGGTGGTACACATCGGCGGTTTGATCTTGAGGATGTTCAGGTAGTCCCCGGTCGGCTGCATGAAAATGCCCAGCTCACGCAGGCGCTCGCACAGCAGGGCGGTTTCCTCGGTGGCCGGCTCCAGGGTGTCGCGGTTGCGCACCAACTCCACGCCCAGATAGAAGCCTGAGCCATGCACCGCGCCCACCAATGGATGCTGTGCGATCAAGCCTTCGAGGCGCGCCTTGAAGTGATCGCCGACCCATCGGGCGTTTTCCCAGAGTTTTTCTTCGCTCATCACATCCAGCACCGCCATGCCAATGCGACAGCTGACCGGGCTACCCCCTGCTGACGAGAAGAAGTAACCCTCGGCCTCTAGCGCCTCGGCGATTTCGCGACGGGTGATGACCGCGCCCAGCGGCTGGCCGTTGCCCATGCCCTTGGCCATGGTAATGATGTCCGGTACCACGCCCTGCTCTTCAAAGCCCCAGAAATAATGGCCCAGGCGGCCATAACCGACCTGCACTTCGTCGGCGATGCACACCCCGCCCGCTGCCCGAACCTTGCCATACACCTGCTGCAAGTAACCCGCTGGCAGCGAGATACCCCCGGCATTGCCGTACACCGGCTCACAAATGAACCCGGCCACCTGCCGCTGCTGTTCGCTCAGGCGCGCCAGGGTGGCGTCGACATTGCGCAGGTAGCCAGGCGCGCTGTCAGCGCCACGGAACTCGCCCCGGTAGGTGTTGGGCGCAGTGACCGGGTGCACCCAATCGGGCCGGGTGCTGAGGGCTTGCGGGTTGTCGGCGATGGAGGTGGAAATGGCATCGGTGGCCACCGACCAGCCGTGGTAAGCCTCCAGCACGCTCAGCATGTCGCGGCCACCGCTGTAGGCCCAGGCCAGGCGGATGGCCAGGTCGTTGGCCTCGGTGCCACTGTTGACCAGGAACACCCGGTCAAAACCTGCCGGCGCCAGGGCCAGCAGCCGCTCGGAAAACTCGGCGATGGCCGCGTAATGGAAGCGCGAGTTGGTATTGAGCAGCGACCACTGCCGGCTCGCTTCGGCGGCCATGCGCGGGTGGCCGTGGCCCAGTACCGCGACGTTGTTGAGCATGTCCA contains:
- the aguB gene encoding N-carbamoylputrescine amidase, with the protein product MSRTVSVAATQMACSWDRQANLANAEKLVREAAAKGAQIILIQELFETPYFCQKPNADYLQLATPTETNAAIEHFQAIAKELQVVLPISFFELAGRARFNSIAIIDADGSNLGVYRKSHIPDGPGYHEKYYFNPGDTGFKVWNTRYAKIGVGICWDQWFPECARSMALQGAEILFYPTAIGSEPHDKNITSRDHWQRVQQGHAGANLMPLVASNRIGNEAQDGYDITFYGSSFIANQFGEKVQELNETEEGVLVHSFDLDKLEHTRSAWGTFRDRRPNLYSAIKTLDGTLES